One window of the Triticum dicoccoides isolate Atlit2015 ecotype Zavitan chromosome 3B, WEW_v2.0, whole genome shotgun sequence genome contains the following:
- the LOC119282823 gene encoding flap endonuclease GEN-like 1, producing MGVRGGFWKVLQPYARQQGMGFLRGRRVAVDLSSWIVSAMSTKSPTLRNIFFRTLSLFSKMGAFPVFVLDGVPSPLKAKATSTSEAFTRCVHECVVGLNCLGMPILRAKGEAEALCAQLNRDGKVDACITSDSDAFLCGANTVIKVFSSTVKEPFECYNIQDIQDGIGLSRKRMIAMALLIGCDYDLMGVPGVGLETALAFVQLFHEEHILDELRAIGKGIYPPAAFASQCRSLVKARDLNWKINVCKRLAAHPNFPNEEIIKLYLCDDNLDTVKRIKKIHGNPHYLVQWKSHADDRMFLHTDEDVQLVDEAFPNEARRHKWLKGRVKSGANWNQLLVPNEEKSRANNMSKTPKGARPRPSRMQLSIKDFYRSKKPHVEMGETSTRKSSPVSQRRRLLLG from the exons ATGGGCGTCCGCGGCGGTTTCTGGAAGGTCCTGCAGCCGTACGCGCGGCAGCAAGGCATGGGGTTCCTTCGCGGCCGCCGCGTCGCCGTCGACCTCTCCTCGTGGATCGTCTCCGCCATGAGCACCAAGTCGCCCACCCTCCGCAACATCTTCTTCCGCACGCTCTCCCTCTTCTCCAAGATGGGGGCGTTCCCAGTGTTCGTGCTGGACGGCGTGCCGTCGCCGCTCAAGGCCAAGGCCACCTCTACAAGTGAAGCATTCACGCGATGCGTCCACGAGTGTGTGGTAGGTCT CAACTGCTTGGGCATGCCGATACTCCGGGCAAAGGGCGAGGCGGAAGCACTGTGCGCCCAGTTGAATCGTGACGGCAAGGTGGACGCCTGCATTACCTCTGACAGCGATGCCTTCCTCTGTGGAGCCAACACTGTCATCAAAGTGTTCTCCTCCACTGTCAAGGAGCCTTTTGAGTGCTACAACATACAAGACATCCAGGATGGCATTGGGTTGAGTAGGAAACGAATGATAGCCATGGCGCTTCTTATTGGCTGTGACTATGATTTGATGGGGGTGCCCGGTGTGGGTCTTGAGACCGCACTTGCGTTTGTGCAGTTATTTCATGAGGAACATATCTTGGATGA ATTACGTGCAATCGGTAAAGGAATATATCCACCTGCAGCTTTCGCATCTCAATGTCGTAGCCTTGTCAAG GCGCGTGATCTGAATTGGAAAATCAATGTCTGCAAAAGATTAGCTGCTCACCCAAATTTCCCAAATGAGGAGATAATTAAACTATATCTATGTGATGACAATTTGGATACAG TTAAACGGATCAAGAAAATACATGGCAACCCTCATTACTTGGTCCAATGGAAGAGCCATGCCGACGATCGCATGTTTTTACACACCGATGAAGATGTCCAGCTTGTGGATGAGGCATTTCCTAATGAAGCACGACGGCATAAG TGGCTCAAAGGGCGAGTGAAATCAGGAGCAAACTGGAATCAGTTGCTGGTGCCGAATGAAGAGAAATCAAGAGCAAACAACATGTCCAAGACACCTAAAGGCGCAAGACCCAGACCCAGCAGGATGCAGCTTAGCATCAAGGATTTCTATCGCTCCAAGAAGCCTCACGTAGAAATGGGCGAGACGTCGACAAGAAAATCCTCACCCGTGTCTCAGCGACGCCGCTTGCTGTTGGGCTGA